The Arachis hypogaea cultivar Tifrunner chromosome 14, arahy.Tifrunner.gnm2.J5K5, whole genome shotgun sequence genome has a segment encoding these proteins:
- the LOC112743859 gene encoding phospholipid-transporting ATPase 1, with product MELHDATTNSSSTSVPFEISGSSSQQHVVHHDNRLSSNHNNYSKPQRVRHKSSVQFDDALLHDDSARLIYINDPKRTDDKCELPGNEIRTSKYTIVTFLPKNLFIQFHRVAYLYFLAIAALNQLPPLAVFGRTVSLFPLLFVLCVTAIKDGYEDWRRHRSDRNENNRESLVLQHDDFRPKKWKNIQAGEVVKIFADETIPADMVLLGTSDQSGLAYIQTMNLDGESNLKTRYAKQETTAAVSSEACRVSGVIRCEQPNRNIYEFTANMEFNGLKFSLSQSNIVLRGCQLKNTDWIIGVVVYAGQDTKAMMNSTPSPSKRSKLESYMNRETLWLSIFLFIMCLVVAIGMCLWLVRHNSQLDTLPYYRKRYFNNGPDNRKRYKYYGIPMEAFFSFLSSIIVFQIMIPISLYITMELVRLGQSYFMIEDGDMYDANSGSRFQCRSLNINEDLGQIRYVFSDKTGTLTENKMEFQRASVYGKNYGNSLVVADDTAAPVIPRRRWKLKSEIRVDSELLTVLQSESHGDDRIAAHEFFLTLAACNTVIPIPTGGTFSSPGTSESDEDMEGIEYQGESPDEQALVSAASAYGYTLFERTSGHIVIDVNGEKLRLDVLGLHEFDSVRKRMSVVIRFPNNVVKVLVKGADTTMFSILANDSESHNTIRDVTQSHLNEYSSLGLRTLVVASRDLSDAELEEWQSMYEEASTSLHERAAKLRQTAAFIECNLKLLGATGIEDKLQEGVPEAIESLRQAGIKVWVLTGDKQETAISIGLSCKLLTADMQQIIINGTSEADCRNLLGDAKAKYGVRSSSNQNRKQKSNAGLGDLDIPNGSKSLSLPKWNPGQEEGTTAPLALIIDGNSLVYILEKELESELFDLATSCRVVLCCRVAPLQKAGIVALIKSRTDDMTLAIGDGANDVSMIQMADVGVGICGQEGRQAVMASDFAMGQFQFLKKLLLVHGHWNYQRVAYLILYNFYRNAVFVLMLFWYILCTAFSTTSALTDWSSVFYSVIYTSVPTIFVGILDKDLSHRTLLKYPKLYTAGHRQEAYNLHLFWITMIDTVWQSLVLFYTPLFTYKDSAIDIWSMGSLWTIAVVILVNVHLAMDINRWVLITHAAVWGSIIITYGCMIVLDSIPVFPNYWTIYRLAVSPTYWITILLIIIVALLPRFTCKVVCQIFWPSDIQIAREAELLRKRHNHVQSRQQVSS from the exons ATGGAACTGCATGATGCCACCACCAATAGTAGTAGCACTAGTGTGCCCTTTGAAATCTCAGGTTCTTCTTCACAACAGCATGTAGTTCATCATGATAATAGGTTGAGTAGTAATCACAATAATTATAGTAAGCCTCAGAGGGTTAGGCACAAGAGCAGCGTGCAGTTTGATGATGCTTTGTTGCATGATGATAGTGCTAGGTTGATATATATTAATGATCCTAAGAGGACTGATGATAAGTGTGAGTTGCCGGGGAATGAGATCAGGACTAGTAAATACACAATTGTTACCTTCTTGCCTAAGAATCTTTTTATTCAGTTTCATAGGGTTGCTTATTTGTATTTCCTTGCTATTGCGGCTCTCAATCAGCTTCCTCCCTTGGCCGTATTTGGGAGGACTGTGTCACTCTTCCCGCTATTGTTTGTGCTCTGCGTCACGGCTATTAAGGATGGATATGAAGACTGGCGGCGGCACAGGTCGGATCGCAATGAGAACAACCGGGAATCATTGGTGCTTCAGCATGATGATTTCCGGCCGAAGAAGTGGAAGAATATACAAGCTGGTGAGGTTGTTAAGATCTTTGCTGATGAGACGATTCCAGCTGACATGGTCTTGCTGGGGACAAGTGATCAAAGTGGGCTTGCCTATATTCAGACAATGAATTTGGATGGAGAGTCGAATTTGAAGACTAGGTATGCTAAGCAGGAAACAACTGCTGCAGTTTCTTCGGAAGCTTGTCGTGTTTCTGGGGTTATCAGATGCGAGCAGCCTAACCGGAATATTTATGAGTTCACGGCAAACATGGAGTTCAACGGACTTAAGTTTTCGCTTAGCCAGTCTAACATTGTTCTGCGTGGTTGCCAACTGAAGAACACAGATTGGATCATTGGTGTTGTGGTTTATGCGGGACAAGACACAAAAGCAATGATGAACAGCACACCTTCTCCTTCTAAGAGAAGCAAACTTGAAAGTTACATGAACAGAGAAACCCTTTGGTTGTcgatttttcttttcatcatgtGTTTAGTTGTGGCCATTGGGATGTGTCTTTGGCTGGTGCGGCACAACAGCCAGCTTGATACCTTGCCTTACTACAGAAAACGATACTTCAACAATGGGCCAGATAATAGAAAGAGATACAAGTATTATGGGATACCAATGGAGGCATTTTTCTCCTTCTTGAGTTCCATTATAGTGTTTCAGATAATGATACCAATATCTCTTTACATCACGATGGAATTGGTTCGTTTGGGCCAGTCATACTTCATGATTGAAGATGGGGATATGTATGATGCTAACTCTGGATCAAGGTTTCAGTGTAGGTCATTAAATATAAATGAAGATTTGGGTCAAATACGCTATGTATTTTCAGACAAGACAGGAACACTAACCGAAAACAAAATGGAATTCCAGAGAGCTAGTGTATATGGGAAGAATTACGGGAACTCGTTGGTCGTGGCTGATGATACAG CTGCCCCTGTTATTCCTAGACGGAGATGGAAGCTCAAATCTGAAATCAGAGTTGATTCTGAACTGCTGACAGTGTTGCAGAGTGAATCACATGGAGATGACAGAATTGCTGCGCATGAGTTTTTTCTTACATTGGCAGCTTGCAATACTGTGATCCCTATTCCTACTGGTGGTACATTTTCCAGTCCTGGAACAAGTGAATCAGATGAAGATATGGAAGGTATTGAGTACCAGGGAGAATCCCCTGATGAACAAGCTCTAGTCTCTGCTGCTTCTGCATATGGATATACTCTTTTTGAGCGAACATCCGGACACATTGTCATCGACGTCAATGGTGAGAAGCTCAG ATTGGACGTATTGGGCCTACACGAGTTTGATAGTGTGCGCAAGAGGATGTCTGTTGTTATTCGTTTTCCCAACAACGTTGTAAAGGTGTTAGTCAAAGGTGCTGATACTACAATGTttagcattttagcaaatgacaGTGAGAGCCACAATACCATACGAGATGTAACTCAGAGTCATCTGAATGAATATTCTTCACTAGGTCTGCGCACTCTTGTAGTTGCATCTAGAGATCTTTCAGATGCTGAACTTGAAGAGTGGCAAAGCATGTATGAAGAGGCAAGCACTTCTTTGCATGAAAGAGCTGCTAAACTACGTCAAACAGCAGCGTTTATAGAATGCAACTTAAAGCTACTTGGAGCAACGGGAATTGAGGACAAGCTGCAAGAGGGTGTACCAGAAGCCATTGAGTCCCTGCGGCAAGCTGGAATCAAGGTCTGGGTTCTTACTGGTGATAAGCAGGAGACAGCAATTTCAATTGGTCTCTCTTGCAAACTTCTCACTGCAGATATGCAACAGATTATTATAAATGGCACTTCAGAGGCTGATTGTCGTAATCTTTTGGGTGATGCTAAAGCTAAATATGGCGTGAGGTCTTCAAGTAATCAGAATCGGAAACAAAAATCCAATGCTGGACTTGGTGATCTTGATATTCCCAATGGTTCGAAGTCATTGAGTTTGCCTAAGTGGAATCCAGGACAGGAAGAAGGAACTACTGCTCCATTGGCACTCATAATTGATGGGAACAGTTTGGTTTATATTTTGGAGAAGGAATTAGAGTCAGAG CTTTTCGACCTGGCAACTTCCTGTAGGGTTGTCTTGTGCTGTCGTGTTGCTCCTTTGCAGAAAGCTGGAATTGTTGCTTTGATAAAGAGCCGCACAGATGATATGACACTGGCAATTGGTGATG GGGCCAATGATGTGTCGATGATCCAAATGGCAGATGTTGGTGTTGGAATATGTGGGCAGGAAGGGCGCCAAGCGGTGATGGCATCAGATTTTGCAATGGGGCAATTTCAGTTCTTGAAAAAATTACTCCTGGTTCATGGGCACTGGAATTATCAGCGTGTGGCTTACTTAATTCTGTACAACTTTTACCGCAATGCTGTCTTTGTATTGATGTTATTCTG GTATATATTATGCACTGCTTTTTCTACAACATCTGCGTTGACAGATTGGAGTAGTGTATTCTATTCTGTGATATACACATCTGTACCTACCATTTTTGTTGGTATTCTGGACAAAGACTTGAGCCATAGGACACTCTTGAAGTATCCGAAGCTGTACACTGCTGGTCACAGGCAAGAGGCATACAATTTGCACTTATTCTGGATCACAATGATTGACACAGTATGGCAGAGCCTTGTTCTCTTCTACACTCCTTTGTTCACATACAAGGATAGTGCGATTGATATATGGAGCATGGGCAGTTTGTGGACAATTGCGGTTGTTATTCTTGTGAATGTACACCTGGCCATGGACATCAATCGTTGGGTATTAATTACTCATGCTGCTGTATGGGGATCAATAATCATTACATATGGTTGCATGATAGTCTTGGATTCAATACCTGTCTTTCCCAATTACTG GACTATTTATCGTCTGGCAGTGTCCCCTACATATTGGATAACCATTTTGCTTATAATTATCGTAGCGCTGCTCCCTCGCTTTACTTGCAAAGTTGTTTGCCAAATCTTTTGGCCTTCAGATATCCAGATAGCCAGAGAAGCTGAGCTACTGAGAAAACGACATAATCATGTGCAGTCGAGGCAACAAGTTTCCAGTTAA